One window of the Salvia splendens isolate huo1 chromosome 1, SspV2, whole genome shotgun sequence genome contains the following:
- the LOC121806858 gene encoding ubiquitin-like domain-containing protein CIP73: MAESKPSDGSSTSDVCGGSSESTLQLNVKTLDSRIYSFHVDKNMPVSAFKEKIAIQSGVPVGQQRLIFRGKVLRDDHRLSEYNVENGDTLHLVERQPQPSTGSSSGEATSNNGVRGQDSAGGSHHRIGPVAHSIVLGTLNVGDPGEAVVPDISRVIGAVLNNIGITNLTGGLQPGHPASHGNAAEASQGHAGSENQGGNQSIPWQAFHGPPASHAMQIPLGAAVAIPSLNMPVTDSLSTLVEYMNRMEQALQNGNQPNQSTASGSTPATVLPPNSRGLPTVEGLSIVLQRAQRLLGEHAVPAISRNAVRLDQERGSNDPTVRGQVQTESIQFGMALQHLGALFLELGRTVLTLRMGQTPADSFVNTGPAVYISPSGPNPIMVQPFPLQSTSLFGGSSGVTTSHVPLGPVGVATVPRNVNIHIHTGAALAPTVSTIGNRAPNGEGMQGQAANATASADYGQAHGPTGLNITRTYIQSQPISFSSGAVPTGTVDQQSPQSTSISSTVAELSSQIRSLLLNTQGENNAPSGQPESSSNQEECARSGARDADIGRTGTTAAETSNMDDQKVETSYHKPKFEPSIASDGASHEMSSTSKQGNNSTGGSSNVPIGLGVGGLQPKRRGKQPPAQPKDIDGSHTDSQGKQARAVGQHVLQSLASLSKSGNTNPSPSVQTPNIASGVETSLPAARQNVDGPNDLADAMSQILQGPALDGLLSGVSQQTGVGSPDMLRNMLQQFTQNPTMRNTVNQIAQQMDNQDLGSMFSGLGGGQGGGFDLSRMMQQMMPIVAGALGSISSGSEVASPAEPALLENRSRRGMSITNGDPQIDLQQVVQRLTNNGSSREVFHSLVDGAVNLLGDGSAVEHLVNELGSQEGLVQDFMEMFHHDVSRRILDDPGS; the protein is encoded by the exons ATGGCTGAGTCAAAGCCTAGTGATGGATCTAGTACAAGTGATGTCTGTGGTGGAAGTTCTGAATCAACTCTTCAGCTCAATGTCAAGACCCTGGATTCACGAATTTACAGCTTCCATGTGGATAAGAAT ATGCCTGTATCAGCATTTAAGGAGAAAATAGCGATTCAAAGTGGTGTTCCTGTTGGGCAGCAGCGTCTAATTTTTAGGGGCAAGGTCTTGAGGGATGACCACCGTCTTTCAGAATATA ATGTGGAAAACGGGGATACATTACATTTAGTTGAAAGGCAGCCACAGCCTTCTACTGGGTCTAGCTCTGGAGAGGCAACATCAAACAATGGTGTTAGAG GACAGGATTCTGCTGGTGGGTCACACCATCGTATTGGGCCAGTTGCGCATAGTATTGTATTGGGGACCTTAAATGTTGGGGATCCTGGCGAAGCTGTTGTGCCAGATATAAGTCGG GTGATTGGGGCTGTATTGAACAACATTGGGATCACTAACCTGACAGGAGGCTTGCAACCAGGGCATCCG GCCTCTCATGGAAATGCAGCAGAAGCATCCCAGGGTCATGCTGGCAGTGAAAATCAGGGTGGAAATCAGTCCATCCCATGGCAAGCCTTCCATGGCCCACCTGCATCCCATGCTATGCAAATCCCACTGGGAGCAGCAGTTGCTATTCCATCTTTGAACATG CCAGTTACTGATTCATTGAGCACACTTGTGGAATATATGAACAGAATGGAACAGGCTTTGCAAAATG GAAATCAACCCAATCAGTCCACTGCTAGCGGTAGCACTCCTGCTACTGTATTGCCTCCAAATTCTCGTGGTTTACCAACAGTTGAAGGCCTGAGCATTGTCCTACAGCGTGCTCAACGTCTCCTTGGCGAACATGCCGTCCCAGCGATTTCT CGAAATGCAGTTCGTTTGGATCAAGAAAGGGGGTCGAATGATCCTACAGTAAGGGGGCAAGTACAGACAGAATCCATTCAGTTCGGCATGGCCTTGCAGCATTTAGGTGCTCTTTTCCTAGAGCTCGGGAGGACTGTTTTGACTCTTCGCATGGGACAAACTCCT GCTGACTCTTTTGTGAATACTGGGCCTGCTGTTTATATATCTCCATCCGGGCCTAATCCGATTATGGTCCAG ccatttcctctccaatctACCTCTCTTTTTGGCGGTTCATCTGGTGTTACAACAAGTCACGTACCTCTGGGTCCAGTTGGTGTTGCTACAGTTCCAAGGAATGTAAATATTCACATCCATACAG GGGCAGCACTGGCACCTACTGTCTCTACAATTGGTAACAGAGCTCCTAATGGAGAAGGAATGCAAGGGCAAGCTGCCAATGCAACTGCATCTGCTGATTATGGTCAAGCTCATGGTCCCACTGGGTTAAACATTACCAGAACTTATATTCAGTCACAACCTATCTCATTTTCTTCCGGTGCTGTACCAACTGGTACTGTTGACCAACAGTCTCCACAATCTACATCTATTTCCTCAACTGTAGCTGAACTTAGCTCCCAGATTAGAAGTTTACTTCTTAACACGCAGGGTGAAAACAATGCACCATCAG GCCAACCAGAGAGTTCAAGTAATCAAGAGGAATGTGCCCGGTCTGGTGCCAGAGATGCAGATATCGGAAGAACTGGTACCACAGCTGCTGAGACCAGCAATATGGATGACCAGAAG GTCGAAACTTCCTACCACAAACCCAAATTTGAGCCTTCTATTGCTTCTGACGGAGCCTCACATGAAATGTCAAGCACATCCAAGCAAGGTAACAATAGCACTGGTGGTTCTTCAAACGTTCCAATTGGATTGGGAGTTGGAGGCCTTCAACCTAAG AGGCGAGGTAAGCAGCCACCAGCACAACCCAAGGACATTGATGGTTCACACACTGATAGTCAGGGAAAGCAAGCTAGAGCAGTTGGTCAACACGTTTTGCAGTCACTTGCATCTCTTTCAAAAAGTGGAAATACAAATCCTTCACCCTCAGTACAAACACCTAATATTGCCAGTGGTGTGGAAACTAGTCTGCCAGCAGCAAGGCAAAATGTTGATGGCCCAAATGATTTGGCAGATGCAATGTCCCAGATTCTGCAGGGTCCTGCTCTAGATGGCCTATTGTCTGGAGTTTCGCAACAGACGGGGGTTGGGTCACCAGATATGCTGAGAAATATGTTGCAACAGTTCACTCAAAATCCTACAATGAGAAATACAGTTAATCAGATTGCACAGCAGATGGACAACCAAGATCTTGGAAGCATGTTTTCAGGTTTGGGTGGAGGCCAGGGAGGAGGATTTGATTTGTCAAGAATGATGCAACAGATGATGCCTATTGTTGCTGGGGCTTTAGGAAGTATTTCGTCTGGTTCTGAAGTAGCGTCCCCAGCAGAACCTGCGCTATTGGAGAATAGGTCAAGAAGAGGGATGTCAATAACTAATGGTGACCCTCAG ATTGATCTCCAACAAGTAGTTCAGAGGCTTACAAATAATGGTTCATCTCGGGAAGTTTTCCACTCTCTAGTAGACGGGGCAGTAAACCTTTTGGGTGATGGCAGTGCTGTGGAACATCTTGTAAACGAGTTGGGCAGTCAGGAAGGGCTTGTTCAG GACTTCATGGAAATGTTCCACCATGATGTATCACGAAGAATTCTCGATGACCCAGGATCTTAG
- the LOC121803712 gene encoding uncharacterized protein LOC121803712, giving the protein MANGGLSNEALVLMILDIIRVHRLRITCCLLAYGLLGDGEDLAGRRVRRRFSHTERIPTQVDRLTRLLGLNDQECIDSLRMDRNCFGRLCILLRERGGLVDGKYIMVEEQVAMFLSVLAHHKKNRVVRFEFWRSAQTVSHYVHAVLKAVIMLHELFLAKPVPVDEHCQDARWKWFPGCLGALDGTYINVLVDSEDKPRFRSRKGQIATNTMAVCTRDMRFVYVLAGWEGSAGDARVLRDAVTREHGLKVPRGQYYLCDNGYANSEGFLTPFKGVRYHLKEWGPHAMMPHNPREMYNMRHTKARNVIERAFAVVKMRWGILRSASYYPINTQVELILSCFLLHNFIRGQMTVDPIELELDGHHIGMGLQEEVPEENVYVDTIEATPAWNNKRDQLAEAMWLHEG; this is encoded by the exons ATGGCCAATGGGGGTTTGTCCAATGAAGCTCTCGTTTTGATGATTTTAGACATTATTCGAGTACATCGATTAAGGATTACTTGCTGCCTTCTAGCATATGGGCTACTAGGAGATGGAGAAGATTTGGCTGGTCGAAGGGTTAGGCGTAGGTTTTCTCATACAGAACGCATTCCCACACAGGTGGATCGCCTCACGCGACTTTTGGGACTAAATGACCAGGAATGTATTGATAGTCTTCGAATGGATAGGAATTGCTTTGGCCGACTATGTATACTGCTACGTGAACGGGGTGGCTTAGTAGATGGAAAATACATTATGGTCGAAGAACAAGTTGCGATGTTTTTGTCAGTACTTGCCCATCACAAGAAAAATCGTGTGGTTCGATTTGAATTTTGGCGTTCCGCGCAAACTGTATCACATTATGTTCATGCTGTGCTCAAAGCTGTGATTATGTTGCATGAACTATTTTTGGCGAAGCCGGTACCAGTCGATGAGCACTGCCAGGACGCGAGGTGGAAGTGGTTTCCG GGTTGCTTGGGAGCATTGGACGGGACATATATCAATGTATTAGTTGATAGCGAAGATAAACCACGCTTCCGGAGTAGGAAGGGCCAGATTGCAACAAATACAATGGCTGTTTGTACTCGGGACATGCGTTTTGTTTACGTTCTAGCCGGTTGGGAGGGATCTGCCGGAGACGCTAGGGTGTTACGTGACGCAGTGACACGTGAACATGGTTTAAAAGTACCTAGAG GCCAATATTATTTATGCGACAACGGCTATGCAAATAGTGAAGGATTTCTTACCCCGTTCAAGGGCGTCCGCTACCATCTCAAAGAATGGGGCCCTCATGCGATGATGCCTCATAATCCACGAGAAATGTACAACATGCGTCACACTAAAGCGAGAAATGTGATAGAGCGTGCGTTTGCCGTTGTGAAGATGAGATGGGGTATATTGCGAAGCGCGTCGTACTACCCAATTAACACACAAGTGGAGCTGATCCTATCTTGCTTTCTCCTTCACAACTTTATACGAGGCCAGATGACAGTGGATCCAATAGAGCTAGAGTTAGATGGTCATCACATCGGCATGGGTTTACAAGAGGAGGTGCCAGAGGAAAATGTTTACGTCGACACGATAGAGGCAACGCCGGCGTGGAATAATAAACGCGATCAACTAGCCGAAGCTATGTGGCTTCACGAAG GTTGA
- the LOC121803761 gene encoding uncharacterized protein LOC121803761: MVLNIPPQNTFLYKSNWTHALDESLLESIIRLKHEHDMAGTVVPKPFFDIAAADMAYDLGVTMPWEALYDRLQFLESRYLSFKALVKEDGVRWDNPNNIVVATDDTWKTILKKNQLAGAYYRQAEPAYYQLYNMFGPKEEMQVQENEVIVISDTTVPLVATNPDGPEVVAETSDTVLSPVWPNELKSRRKLFDDDQSNGTRESSKGRQTMPPPPRPLKIQRRPPLPNASPCGSSCASSSPGGWWKNMNN; encoded by the exons ATGGTTCTAAATATTCCACCACAAAACACCTTTCTCTACAAATCCAATTGGACTCATGCACTCGATGAAAGCTTACTCGAAAGCATCATTCGCTTGAAGCATGAACATGACATGGCCGGTACTGTCGTTCCCAAGCCCTTCTTCGACATTGCTGCTGCCGATATGGCCTACGATCTTGGGGTGACCATGCCGTGGGAAGCTCTATACGACCGACTGCAGTTCCTAGAGAGTCGATATTTGTCGTTCAAGGCTTTGGTGAAGGAGGATGGTGTAAGGTGGGACAACCCAAACAACATCGTTGTGGCCACAGATGACACTTGGAAGACTATTCTGAAG AAAAACCAACTTGCTGGAGCATACTATCGCCAAGCCGAGCCAGCCTACTACCAACTATACAACATGTTTGGGCCGAAGGAGGAGATGCAAGTACAGGAGAACGAGGTCATAGTCATCTCAGACACCACTGTGCCATTGGTTGCAACCAATCCCGATGGCCCAGAGGTCGTGGCCGAGACCTCGGATACAGTCCTTTCACCTGTTTGGCCAAATGAGCTGAAATCACGTCGTAAACTTTTCGATGATGATCAAAGCAATGGAACTCGCGAGTCATCCAAAGGAAGGCAGACTATGCCTCCACCGCCGCGCCCACTGAAAATTCAACGCCGCCCTCCGCTGCCAAATGCTTCCCCATGCGGCAGTTCTTGTGCCTCCTCAAGCCCAGGTGGTTGGTGGAAGAACATGAATAATTGA
- the LOC121803984 gene encoding putative B3 domain-containing protein At5g66980 has translation MASYFCRLYFPVDSINCLKLPNRFVAELEQPLPANCRIENEFGCVASVVSETRGNLHQFARGWFECARNNALRHGDLLIFKYEGNGLFTMRRYWAGARFPPLLHSEAMEFEPSDAENDGNSARARASAALTTGSYNYLY, from the exons ATGGCGTCATATTTCTGCAGACTTTATTTCCCTGTGGATAGCATAAATTGTTTG AAACTCCCCAACCGATTTGTTGCCGAACTGGAACAGCCTCTTCCTGCGAATTGTAGAATCGAAAATGAATTTGGTTGTGTAGCGTCGGTAGTGTCTGAAACGCGTGGGAATCTCCATCAATTCGCACGGGGCTGGTTCGAATGTGCAAGAAACAATGCTCTACGGCATGGGGACTTGCTAATATTCAAGTACGAGGGGAATGGATTGTTTACAATGCGACGATATTGGGCTGGAGCTCGGTTCCCTCCGTTACTCCATTCAG AAGCAATGGAGTTTGAACCATCCGATGCAGAGAATGATGGAAATTCCGCTAGAGCGCGTGCGTCGGCAGCATTAACGACGGGGTCTTACAATTACCTTTATTAG
- the LOC121804682 gene encoding uncharacterized protein At2g29880-like — translation MTDNYHPMNSVETNIGSQGGSGLGRGPRPRVDRTRRSWTAREEEILVSILKDLVTHGWKSDNGFRGGYLQRIEEALNREFPGCGLRVAPHINSKISQWKKSYSSLSAILARSGVGFNMNRDFKIDCDDDQWEQIVKCDANARGMRHRSWPLWDDWKVLFGKDRAVGTVAKDTFDAHANYAGRTPSSQQDVRLGSPVESGEYSAANPSPQQRPMANPDESTGQSIDHSLQTKKSGSKRKASSPPVGLIEMLGRMQDDTNDRLDKLTNRIGFEFDLSEARKEVIDILSGVPDLTLVQQIDASEIIIDKVERVELFMRLPETSCLTYVMRVLEKHGHY, via the exons ATGACCGACAACTACCACCCAATGAACTCCGTCGAGACGAACATAGGTTCGCAAG GCGGCAGTGGCCTAGGGCGTGGTCCAAGGCCCCGGGTTGATCGCACAAGAAGAAGTTGGACAGCTCGCGAAGAGGAAATACTTGTGTCTATTCTGAAGGATCTTGTCACACATGGCTGGAAAAGTGACAATGGGTTTCGCGGGGGATATCTGCAGCGGATTGAAGAGGCTCTGAATCGGGAGTTCCCAGGATGCGGCTTGAGGGTTGCTCCTCATATCAATTCGAAGATTAGCCAGTGGAAGAAGAGCTACTCGTCTCTGAGTGCGATACTTGCACGAAGTGGTGTGGGTTTCAACATGAACAGAGATTTCAAAATTGATTGTGACGATGACCAATGGGAGCAGATTGTTAAG TGTGATGCCAACGCACGCGGTATGCGACACAGGTCATGGCCTCTATGGGATGATTGGAAGGTGCTGTTTGGAAAAGATCGTGCTGTTGGGACCGTTGCAAAAGACACGTTCGATGCACATGCCAATTATGCAGGGCGAACACCATCCTCTCAACAAGATGTCCGGCTGGGATCCCCTGTTGAATCGGGTGAATATTCAGCAGCCAACCCGAGCCCTCAACAGAGGCCCATGGCCAACCCGGATGAAAGCACCGGCCAGAGCATAGATCATTCACTACAAACTAAAAAATCTGGATCAAAAAGGAAGGCCTCTAGCCCTCCTGTGGGTTTGATTGAGATGCTTGGACGGATGCAAGATGATACCAATGACCGGCTTGACAAACTGACCAATCGGATTGGGTTTGAGTTCGATCTTAGCGAAGCACGTAAGGAAGTTATCGACATACTGAGTGGTGTACCGGATCTTACGCTTGTGCAGCAAATTGATGCCTCCGAGATCATCATCGATAAGGTGGAGCGTGTTGAGTTGTTCATGCGTCTTCCGGAGACATCGTGTCTTACATACGTGATGCGTGTGCTGGAGAAGCACGGCCACTATTGA
- the LOC121806881 gene encoding L-ascorbate oxidase homolog, producing the protein MPSPPLRLAALLLCLAAAAADSPYRFFDWNVTYGTIYPLGVPQQGILINGQFPGPEIYSVTNDNIIVNVFNSLDEPFLIHWNGVQNRRNSFEDGVLGTTCPIQPGQNFTYILQMKDQIGSFFYFPSLAMHKAAGGFGGIRIMSRPLIPVPFDPPADDFTLLIGDWYKNNHTVLKTILDRGKKLPFPHGVLINGRGPGATTFTVDQGKTYRLRICNVGLQNSLNFRIQGHKMKVVEIEGTHTLQISYSSLDIHLGQCMSVLITADQPPQNYYVVASTRFTSQVLSNTAFLKYTSSNTPASGPLPGGPTTQIDWSLNQARSFRTNLTASGPRPNPQGSYHYGMINTTKTIRLASSASQVNGKQRYALNSVSFVAPDTPMKLADYFKIDGVFRVGSISEAPNGAGMYKDTSVLGADYRTFIEIVFENYENIVQSYHLAGYSFWVVGMEGGQWSSNSRNQYNLRDAVSRCTVQVYPKSWSAIYIALDNVGMWNLRSEFWARQYLGQQTYLRVYTASTSLRDEYPIPKNALLCGRAKGRHTRPI; encoded by the exons aTGCCATCTCCGCCGCTGAGACTAGCGGCGCTTCTCCTGTGCttggccgccgccgccgccgacagCCCCTACAGATTCTTTGATTGGAACGTCACCTACGGCACCATCTACCCTCTTGGAGTCCCTCAACAG GGAATTTTGATAAATGGGCAATTTCCGGGACCGGAAATTTACTCCGTCACCAATGATAACATCATTGTCAATGTGTTCAACAGCTTGGATGAGCCTTTCCTTATTCATTG GAACGGAGTGCAGAACAGGAGGAACTCGTTTGAGGACGGTGTGCTCGGGACGACATGCCCGATTCAGCCGGGGCAGAACTTCACATACATACTACAAATGAAGGATCAAATAGGGAGCTTCTTTTACTTCCCATCATTGGCAATGCACAAGGCTGCTGGTGGATTTGGAGGCATCAGAATTATGAGTAGGCCTCTAATTCCAGTCCCATTTGATCCACCAGCAGATGATTTCACCCTCTTAATTGGAGATTGGTACAAAAATAATCACACT GTGTTGAAGACGATATTGGACAGGGGCAAGAAACTGCCTTTCCCCCACGGCGTTCTGATCAACGGGCGCGGCCCTGGCGCCACTACCTTCACGGTGGACCAAGGAAAGACGTACCGGCTGCGCATATGCAACGTGGGACTGCAGAACTCCCTCAACTTCCGGATCCAAGGGCACAAGATGAAGGTGGTGGAGATCGAAGGAACGCACACGCTCCAAATCAGCTACTCGTCTCTCGACATCCACCTCGGCCAATGCATGTCCGTCCTCATCACCGCGGACCAGCCCCCCCAAAACTACTACGTGGTCGCCTCCACCCGCTTCACCTCTCAGGTCCTCAGCAACACCGCCTTCCTCAAATACACCAGCTCCAACACCCCGGCATCCGGCCCACTCCCCGGTGGGCCCACCACTCAGATCGACTGGTCCCTCAACCAGGCCCGTTCCTTTAG GACTAACCTGACGGCAAGTGGGCCAAGGCCGAACCCGCAGGGGTCGTACCACTACGGCATGATCAACACAACCAAGACCATCAGGCTGGCCAGCTCGGCCAGCCAGGTGAACGGAAAACAGAGATACGCCCTCAACAGCGTGTCTTTTGTGGCGCCCGACACGCCCATGAAGCTTGCCGACTACTTCAAGATAGACGGTGTGTTCCGCGTTGGGAGCATCTCAGAGGCCCCCAATGGCGCAGGGATGTACAAGGACACATCGGTGTTGGGAGCGGACTACAGGACCTTCATCGAGATTGTTTTCGAGAACTACGAAAACATCGTGCAGAGCTACCATCTGGCTGGCTACTCTTTCTGGGTAGTAGG AATGGAAGGAGGGCAATGGAGCTCAAATAGCCGGAACCAGTACAACCTCCGGGATGCAGTCTCCCGTTGCACGGTGCAGGTGTACCCCAAGTCGTGGAGCGCAATCTACATAGCGCTAGACAACGTGGGGATGTGGAACTTGAGGTCAGAGTTCTGGGCAAGGCAGTACCTGGGACAGCAGACGTATCTGAGAGTTTACACGGCCTCAACCTCGTTGAGAGACGAGTATCCGATCCCCAAGAACGCGCTGCTCTGTGGCAGGGCTAAAGGAAGGCACACCCGCCCCATATGA